From the genome of Rhinoderma darwinii isolate aRhiDar2 chromosome 1, aRhiDar2.hap1, whole genome shotgun sequence:
gggccacatgtgggatatttctcaaaactgcagaatctgggcaataagttttaagttgcgtttctctggtaaaaccttttgtgttatagaaaaaaaatggtataaaaaggattttctgacaaaaataaatatgtaaatttcacctctactttgctctaaattcctgtgaaacacctaaagagttcataaactttctaaatgctgttgtgaatactttgaggggtctagtttctaaaatggggtgtttcataggggtgtctaatatataggtccctcaaagcaacttcagaactgaactggaacctaaaaaaaaataaaaatgaggcaatacttcgcttctcctaatgatcaTTGCCTACTCgaagacgaccccagttttgaccgtttgtataaacggagacccctattcgaccgtttcagtgcctggttttcccaagcatacaccaccgagacgtgtatttctattgatgagtccttggtacattttaaagggaggcttcaattacgccattacctgccgagtaagagggcaaggtatggtgtgaagatgtataagcggtgcgagagtgcatcagggcatacctacaaatttaggatatatgaagggaaggacaccagtattcagcccccagaatgccccccttactgggagtgatTTTGTTTGAAttgccagcccaattcaaataagttatgtgaaaaaactatggggtcaaaatggtcacaacaccaataaattaattccttgaggcgtgtagtttccaaaatggggtcacttctggtgggtttccatttctttgatacctctggcatggcacccgaaaaccaatccagcaaaatctgcactccaaagaacacacagcgctccttcccttctgaggcctcccatgagctcaaacggcagtttatcgccacaaatggggtattgctgcactcaggagaaattgggcaacaaaatggggtattttgttccctgtgaaaagaagaaatttttatcaaaaatgacatcttattggaaaaaatttcatttttttaatttcacagcccaattcaaatgcgTGCTGtgtaaaacctgtgtggtcaaaattaatTAATTCCTTGactggtgtagtttccgaaatggggtcacttttgtgggattcctactgttttggcacctcaacacctcttcaaacctggcatgctgcctaaaatatattctaataaaaaagaggcctcaaaatgcactaggtgcttctttgcttctagggcttgtgttttggtccacgagcacactagagccacatgtgggacatttctaaaaactgcagaatctggacaatacatatttagtagtgtttctctggtaaaaccttctgtgttacagaattttttttaatacaattgaaattcagcaagaaaaattaaattagcaaatttcacctctactttgctttcatttctgtgaaatgcctgaagggttaaataaactttctaaatgctgttttgaatactttgaggggtctagttttcaaaaggtTAATGGTAGCTGAGTGAAATCGGATATTTGTCTGTAACAACAGATTGGAGAATCTATGTAAAAACATTACAGCTGGCTGGAGCCAgaaattaggctgaaaaaaacagaggcatgtgtattgaaaaaaaatcacaactgGCTGGGCATAGGATTGAGCTAAAACAATACTGTGGTATGTGCATTAGAAAATCTCACACATAGCTGGGCCAGGGGTTGGGCTGAAACAATACAGTGGCATTTGCATTCCGGGCACAGAGGCAGAGAGGAGAAGGGAGCTCCATTGGGTAATAATATAATGAATGGAAAACCTCCTTGGGTTCCTCAGTGGTCGTGGGTTCACAATCATCAACACTCCTCCTGTGCCAAGGTATGCACTATTACAACTAGAGTATTGGTCTTTTATAAAAATTagtatttgttttatatttttgtatgtatgtttctaATATCATTCATTTTGTCTTTACACTTTTAAGGTGTAATCCAGTCAGAAATTATAATTCTGAAGTTGAGATGACAAAAGCCCCGGAAACGAAAGAATGTCAGCCAGCGGtcgaagaaaaaaactaaaaatgtccaCACAAAAGGTGAGAAATGTTTTGTCTCCAAGCTTTATACATGTTGTGGAAACATTTTCCTTGCATGTGATATTAATATATAATGTTTTGTTTAATAGCTGTCAACAGTCAGAGGATGTCAtaaaggaggaggaagaagaagtcaTCATGATAAGCGACTCTGACAAGGAAAATGATGAAGGCACTGTGGAAGAGAAGTATGAACGGCAAGAAAATGAGTTAAAAGAAGAGGATGATGTGATGGACCAAGAAGCACTGACTGACGATCCCAAGATATCCTGGAACAACCCACTGAGGAAGAAAATGTCAGAAGCTGGATTGTACAAGAGGCATTCTCTGAACTCAGAGTTGATCGTTGGTTTTGATAACTATCTTGCAACAACCTTAAGCGTTGTCAGAAACAAGCAGGAGGTAAGCACCAAATCATCATGTAAATAACATACATCTATGTAAGATTCTGTTCCTTTTAATTTATCCCATTTCATCATTATAGGTAGAGAACGTTGCTCGCTTCCTGTATTTCATGGAGAGCAAGAAGCCATCTGTGAAATTTGTCTACGACATTGAGAAGACAAACGAGTACTTTGCCAAGTTGCTGGCAATCGGAAACACTCATCAGACCGTCTTCAATCATCTGAAGAATTTGAAGCGTTTAGTCTTTTACCTGATGAATGCCAGATGTCTAGGTGACAAAGACAAGAAGACCTACAATGCAGCCAAAATCTACCTCGGCAAGCTTGCAGTTTTTCAAAAGAGTCTGAGCAAAGGAAGTTCCAAGGAGAATGTTGCAAAGAAGTAAGTCTAAGAATAGTTTTACGAGGTCTTAGAATAGATTGACAAGAACATAATTTAATATGTATTAATTTTTTCTTCTGCCTTTTCATTTCTTaaatttcatttcttttcttTCAACAGCCATAAGCGCTTATCGGAGACCGTTTCAAAGCCTGACGACTTGAGAACGGTGTTGAAAGTTGCTGGACCCACTTTGCAAAGGGTGTTGAAGATGGCTGAAAATGGCGATGAACTCCTTGATAGCGAAAAATTAACAGTTGTCAATTATTTGGAGTCCCTcattatcttaaaaaaaaatgcaacgacCTAGGGTGGTCCAAAATATGACAGTAAGTAACCTTTGTtttttattgctgtctttgaacATTTGTGTAGTGCTGGTTTTCACAATATATTTATCTTGTAGGTCAATGAATGGAAAGAAAGAACACAAAAAAACTACAGCAACGTGGTAATATCGATCCAGGAACACAAGACTTCAACAAAACAAATAGCAGTATTGGTTCTAAATAAAGAAGAGGATATCACTGCCTTTATGAACGATTACAATTAAATTTTATTATAGATATCAATAACTAAAAAACGGCTAAATAGCCATAGAACTATTTTAAGGCAAAAGCAGGGGGACCAGTAGGGGAACGCAGGTGGATACTGTACTTATCCACATACACTTCCACTTGCATATAGGATTTATGTCCCTTTAAATTATAATATAAACTTGATCATCCCTGCCACTAGAGCTGTgtcccaacgcgtttcagcactcCCAATTGGTAGGGTGCGTCATCATGGGTCACAGTATTTGTTTATGAATTTGAAACACAAATAGGCCGGTTAGCACATGTTGCCTGCTctaacattcacccggctcgtgcacgacactagtcagctggtcgaacacgagccgagtgaacgCCGATCTGATATAGTCCTGGCCCCTCCCACTATCTGGAGGCACGGCGCCCGGTTGACCAATCCCACCAAGGTACACAAGATTGACGTCACCTGCACGAAACGGGCCTCCGCAAGCGCCGTGATGTCGACGATGAGAGAAGAGAAAGCGTCCCTAGAATCCAGGGATACAAAGGCGGCCATTTAGAAACCTGGCAAGGAATGTTTGGCGGAAGATGGCTTTATAAATAGGCGGAAGCATTAACTGACTGTGTTATACAGGAGCTGCGGGACTGTTAGATTGAATGATGGAATTAAAAATGACCATAGTTAAATGGCATATGACTCGTAGTGTGGCATAGAGCTGGAGTGTACGATGACTCATATAATAGGGATCAGGTCATGCAAAAGGGAACATAGAATAGAATGATCGACTTGCATGTGGTACACCTTAGGTGGCATATGACTCAtatcatggcattaaagagaggTATGTAATTAGTAGAGATCAGATCAGACCAGGAGCACTAATGTGGAAAACGGgttataaaaaacaattaaagaaCAATTGTTCGTTGAGGCCCGCAGGTTTCACAGTTTGCAtacggaaaatccattgggcctttTTTTGTAAAATCCTCTTATCcagttcaccccccccccccctggccgaCGGTCGTATATGCTCAATCCCCTGAAATAGAATCGCATTGGTGTTACCAGcatggcattcccatacatgtCTTGCCACCGGAGTATCCTCATTTCTGCGAATGTCCCC
Proteins encoded in this window:
- the LOC142664156 gene encoding uncharacterized protein LOC142664156, producing the protein MISDSDKENDEGTVEEKYERQENELKEEDDVMDQEALTDDPKISWNNPLRKKMSEAGLYKRHSLNSELIVGFDNYLATTLSVVRNKQEVENVARFLYFMESKKPSVKFVYDIEKTNEYFAKLLAIGNTHQTVFNHLKNLKRLVFYLMNARCLGDKDKKTYNAAKIYLGKLAVFQKSLSKGSSKENVAKNHKRLSETVSKPDDLRTVLKVAGPTLQRVLKMAENGDELLDSEKLTVVNYLESLIILKKNATT